A single region of the Streptomyces caelestis genome encodes:
- a CDS encoding transposase → MGVLREVAAPFVVPGPSGVAVRDRLKQLTVADERVLRLVGDHLGSLASRDLRVRKSRRLRVLEDRLEAVRADWQAGVVHVVRGGKQLLNTRHHLDAAGLSEAGWRARWEAARRFLAADGESGKRYGNETIRVCPDGEVSVKLPAPLAHLANAPHGRYVLTARMAFARRGEQWRDRITAHRAVAYRIHEDVLRGRWYLTASWANPPVNCLPLAAARMRGMLGVDTNADHLAAWRLDTHGNPVGAPLRFGYDLTGTATHRDAQIRHALIRLLHFAKRRSLAVAVEDLDFAGVKTREKHGGRKRFRKLISGLPTARLRARLVGMAAELSIPVVAVDPAYTSKWGAQHWHKPLTSINRATTRHDAAAVAIGRRALGHPVRRRTAPPLQHQSDAAGHRTVQAGNGSRARKETRPRIPGPRTRCVSPDAERKRATSASKTVRDAPDAQVRVQDSLLLTEEERCHGVHDR, encoded by the coding sequence TTGGGTGTGCTGCGGGAGGTGGCGGCACCGTTCGTGGTGCCCGGCCCGTCCGGGGTCGCCGTCCGGGACCGGCTCAAGCAGCTGACCGTCGCCGATGAGCGGGTACTGCGGCTGGTGGGTGACCATCTCGGCTCGCTGGCCTCGCGTGATCTGAGGGTGCGGAAGTCCCGTCGGCTGCGTGTGCTGGAGGACCGGCTGGAGGCGGTGCGAGCCGACTGGCAAGCCGGTGTCGTGCACGTGGTGCGGGGCGGAAAGCAGCTGCTGAACACGCGGCATCACCTGGATGCGGCCGGGCTGAGTGAGGCGGGGTGGCGGGCCCGGTGGGAGGCCGCTCGCCGATTCCTGGCTGCGGACGGGGAGTCGGGCAAGCGGTACGGCAACGAGACCATCCGCGTCTGTCCCGACGGCGAGGTCTCTGTCAAGCTGCCCGCCCCCCTCGCCCACCTGGCGAACGCGCCGCACGGCCGGTACGTGCTCACTGCACGCATGGCGTTCGCGCGCCGGGGCGAGCAGTGGCGCGACCGCATCACCGCCCACCGGGCCGTGGCCTACCGCATCCACGAAGACGTGCTCCGAGGCCGCTGGTACCTCACCGCCTCCTGGGCCAACCCTCCAGTGAACTGCCTGCCGCTGGCAGCGGCACGCATGCGCGGGATGCTCGGAGTCGACACCAACGCCGACCACCTCGCCGCCTGGCGCCTGGACACCCACGGCAACCCCGTCGGCGCACCGCTGCGCTTCGGCTACGACCTCACCGGTACCGCTACCCACCGCGACGCCCAGATCCGGCACGCCCTGATCCGGCTGCTGCACTTTGCCAAGCGCCGTAGCCTCGCCGTCGCCGTCGAGGACCTCGACTTCGCCGGCGTGAAGACCCGGGAGAAGCACGGCGGACGCAAGCGGTTCCGCAAGCTCATCTCCGGCCTGCCCACCGCCAGATTGCGGGCCCGGCTGGTCGGCATGGCCGCCGAACTGAGCATCCCCGTTGTCGCGGTTGATCCCGCCTACACCAGCAAGTGGGGCGCCCAGCACTGGCACAAGCCCCTCACCAGCATCAATCGGGCCACCACGCGGCACGACGCCGCCGCGGTGGCCATCGGACGACGCGCCCTCGGGCACCCGGTCAGGCGACGGACGGCACCGCCCCTGCAGCACCAGAGTGATGCTGCAGGGCATCGGACCGTCCAGGCCGGAAACGGGTCCCGGGCGCGTAAGGAAACCCGCCCCCGCATTCCCGGACCACGCACAAGATGCGTGTCGCCGGATGCGGAGCGAAAGCGGGCGACCAGTGCATCCAAAACCGTTCGGGATGCGCCAGATGCGCAGGTACGGGTACAAGACTCACTCCTGCTCACTGAAGAGGAACGGTGTCATGGCGTCCACGATCGGTAG
- a CDS encoding alpha/beta hydrolase → MAHQPTPVRRARLGRTFGPEPSAVSGVVLLLPGGDEASGRRPSPLVATASVRALGRRLARAGRDEGLVTHVVHYRYRGWNGIEANLAADAAWAADEVVRRYGDVPVCLAGIGMGGRAGLRAGGHEAVNSVLALAPWLPEEDVAAPPEPVKQLVGRQVLIVHGTNDERTDPELSFRLAARAKKANRDVCRFEVHADGHGLSQYRDEVLALAEDFVMGALFGRDVSRPVRDALAAPPPLGLRMPLAAGFSPSRR, encoded by the coding sequence ATGGCACACCAACCGACGCCGGTTCGCAGGGCCCGGCTGGGCAGGACATTCGGTCCGGAGCCGTCGGCGGTGAGCGGCGTCGTGCTGCTGCTCCCCGGCGGCGACGAGGCCTCCGGCCGCAGGCCGTCACCCTTGGTGGCGACCGCCTCCGTACGCGCCCTGGGGCGCCGCCTGGCCCGCGCGGGCCGGGACGAGGGCCTCGTCACCCACGTGGTGCACTACCGCTACCGCGGCTGGAACGGCATCGAGGCCAACCTCGCGGCCGACGCCGCCTGGGCGGCCGACGAGGTCGTACGGCGTTACGGAGACGTTCCCGTCTGCCTCGCCGGCATCGGCATGGGCGGCCGGGCCGGGTTGCGGGCGGGTGGGCACGAGGCCGTCAACTCCGTGCTGGCGCTCGCTCCCTGGCTGCCGGAGGAGGATGTGGCCGCGCCACCCGAACCGGTGAAGCAACTGGTGGGGCGGCAGGTGCTGATCGTGCACGGCACGAACGACGAGCGGACGGATCCCGAGTTGTCGTTCCGCCTGGCGGCGCGGGCGAAGAAGGCGAACCGGGATGTGTGCCGGTTCGAAGTGCACGCGGACGGGCACGGGTTGAGTCAGTACCGGGACGAAGTCCTCGCGCTGGCGGAGGACTTCGTGATGGGGGCCTTGTTCGGGCGGGACGTGTCCCGGCCGGTGCGGGATGCGCTTGCCGCGCCGCCGCCGTTGGGGCTGCGGATGCCGTTGGCTGCGGGGTTCAGTCCTTCGAGGCGGTAG
- a CDS encoding LysR family transcriptional regulator: MAHQRSSTDRLSPSSDTEDMAEMSRVLAPRLAYFAGVARTEHVTRAAQEMNVPQSTLSRAMARLEQDLGVDLFARHGRTVSLTPAGRTFLTSVERALAEVERAAEEVRADADPATGKVAFGFLHTMGAETVPGLLQAFRADHPRVRFSLVQNYGEAMLERLRAGELDLCLTSPVPDAPDLVARRLDEQKLRLVVPADHSLAGRRRIRLAEAADEMFVTLEPGYGLRRITDDLCKEAGFKPRVAFEGEEAETLRGLVAAGLGVALLPPPAVPRPGVVELTVTSPRAAREIGVAWLEGRPDTPPVAAFKRFLLSRRGSLLPT, translated from the coding sequence ATGGCGCATCAACGCAGTTCAACGGATCGACTGTCACCGTCCAGTGACACAGAAGACATGGCGGAGATGTCGAGGGTGCTGGCCCCCCGCCTCGCGTACTTCGCCGGAGTCGCCCGCACCGAGCACGTCACCCGCGCCGCCCAGGAGATGAACGTCCCCCAGTCGACCCTCTCCCGGGCCATGGCCCGCCTGGAGCAGGACCTCGGCGTGGACCTCTTCGCCCGCCACGGCCGTACGGTCTCGCTCACCCCGGCCGGGCGCACCTTCCTCACCTCCGTCGAGCGCGCTCTGGCCGAGGTAGAGCGCGCCGCCGAGGAGGTCCGGGCCGACGCCGACCCCGCCACCGGCAAGGTCGCCTTCGGCTTCCTGCACACCATGGGTGCCGAGACGGTCCCGGGCCTCCTCCAGGCCTTCCGCGCCGACCATCCGCGCGTCCGCTTCAGCCTCGTCCAGAACTACGGCGAGGCCATGCTCGAACGCCTGCGCGCCGGCGAACTGGACCTGTGCCTGACGTCCCCCGTCCCCGACGCCCCCGACCTGGTCGCCCGCCGCCTCGACGAACAGAAACTCCGCCTCGTCGTCCCCGCGGACCATTCCCTCGCGGGCCGCCGCCGCATCCGCCTCGCCGAGGCCGCGGACGAAATGTTCGTCACCCTGGAACCCGGCTACGGCCTCCGCCGCATCACCGACGACCTCTGCAAGGAGGCCGGCTTCAAGCCCCGCGTCGCCTTCGAGGGCGAGGAGGCGGAAACCTTGCGGGGCCTGGTGGCAGCGGGCCTCGGGGTCGCCCTCCTGCCCCCACCGGCCGTCCCCCGCCCGGGGGTCGTGGAACTGACGGTCACGTCCCCCCGAGCGGCCCGCGAAATCGGCGTGGCCTGGCTGGAGGGCCGCCCGGACACACCCCCGGTGGCAGCCTTCAAAAGGTTCCTGCTCTCCAGAAGGGGCAGCTTGCTCCCGACGTGA
- a CDS encoding sigma-70 family RNA polymerase sigma factor, protein MTNGTATPTDLDTRLEAHRTELTGYCYRMLGSSFEAEDAVQDTMIRAWRSYDKFEGRSSLRSWLYRIATNVCLDMLTAGNKRARPMDLTESTPLAQAALTPRPDNTWLEPMPDARVLPTTDDPAEAAIAKESVRLAFMAALQQLPAKQRAVLILREVLAWKASEVAELLDTSVASVNSALQRARATLAERKEPGADATVSDPLDEDRQKLLDRYVAAFEGYDMTALTALLHEDAVMTMPPFDLWLTGVGDITGFMTTLGAPCAGSRLVPVQVNGLPGFAQYKPDPEKGGFTPWAVQVLEISDGRITGFHCFLDTQRWFPLFDLPLHLEAETDQVEQGA, encoded by the coding sequence ATGACGAACGGCACGGCGACACCGACAGATCTGGACACCAGGCTGGAGGCACACCGGACAGAGCTGACGGGGTACTGCTACCGGATGCTCGGCTCCTCCTTCGAGGCCGAGGACGCGGTGCAGGACACGATGATCCGTGCCTGGCGCAGCTACGACAAGTTCGAGGGCCGCTCCAGCCTCCGCTCCTGGCTCTACCGCATCGCGACCAACGTGTGCCTGGACATGCTGACCGCCGGCAACAAGCGCGCCAGGCCCATGGACCTGACCGAGTCGACCCCGCTCGCCCAGGCGGCGCTCACCCCCCGCCCGGACAACACCTGGCTGGAGCCCATGCCGGACGCCCGTGTGCTGCCCACGACCGACGACCCGGCGGAGGCGGCGATAGCCAAGGAGTCCGTGCGGCTCGCCTTCATGGCCGCTCTTCAGCAGCTGCCGGCCAAGCAGCGGGCCGTGCTGATCCTGCGCGAGGTGCTGGCCTGGAAGGCCAGCGAGGTCGCCGAGCTGCTGGACACGTCCGTCGCGTCGGTCAACAGCGCTCTCCAGCGGGCCCGCGCCACCCTGGCCGAGCGGAAGGAGCCGGGCGCCGACGCGACCGTCTCCGACCCGCTGGACGAGGACCGGCAGAAGCTGCTGGACCGCTATGTGGCGGCCTTCGAGGGCTACGACATGACGGCGCTGACGGCCCTGCTGCACGAGGACGCGGTCATGACGATGCCGCCGTTCGACCTGTGGCTGACCGGCGTCGGCGACATCACCGGCTTCATGACCACCCTCGGCGCGCCCTGCGCGGGCTCCCGGCTGGTGCCGGTCCAGGTCAACGGCCTGCCGGGGTTCGCCCAGTACAAGCCGGACCCGGAGAAGGGCGGCTTCACACCGTGGGCGGTCCAGGTGCTGGAGATCTCAGACGGCCGGATCACCGGGTTCCACTGCTTCCTCGACACCCAGCGCTGGTTCCCGCTCTTCGACCTGCCCCTCCACCTCGAAGCGGAGACCGACCAGGTCGAGCAGGGCGCGTAG
- the dnaN gene encoding DNA polymerase III subunit beta, whose product MEFRIDRTALAEAVGRAVRALPARTPVPVLGGLLLEADAGRLAVTGFDFEAAVRVEAEAEVAVPGRVLVPGRRLLDVCRVLPDGPVSCALEASRFTVEADGTRFGLSTLPLAEYPALPVPPAPYGTVDGTAFATAVAQVAVAAGRDDTLPLLTGVQLRLDGGEMTLAASDRYRYAVRRLEWQPGAAADGVVEALLPARRLLDVARSLGRCGDVLIGWDPAAGGGLIGFEGGRTRTALRLLDGRLPTYKSLFDMAGAAVAEVACEGLAEAVRRVAVVAEANSPVRLDFSSDGSVTLRAGYGDDVALQRLPATLTGADEVPVAFNPAYLLEALTTFESPRVRLDLLGAGQRALLHAVPGDGAAEGAGETAGAMAGEHRHLLMSVKQLV is encoded by the coding sequence ATGGAGTTCCGCATCGACCGTACGGCGTTGGCCGAGGCCGTGGGCCGGGCGGTACGGGCGCTGCCCGCGCGGACGCCGGTGCCGGTGCTGGGCGGGCTGCTGCTGGAGGCGGACGCGGGGCGGCTGGCCGTGACGGGGTTCGACTTCGAGGCGGCGGTACGGGTGGAGGCCGAGGCGGAGGTGGCGGTGCCCGGGCGGGTGCTCGTCCCGGGGCGGCGGCTGCTGGACGTGTGCCGGGTGCTGCCGGACGGGCCGGTGAGCTGCGCGCTGGAGGCGTCGCGGTTCACGGTGGAGGCGGACGGCACGCGGTTCGGGCTGTCGACGCTGCCCCTCGCCGAGTACCCGGCGCTGCCGGTGCCGCCCGCGCCGTACGGCACGGTGGACGGCACCGCGTTCGCGACGGCTGTCGCCCAGGTCGCCGTCGCGGCCGGGCGCGACGACACGCTGCCGCTGCTCACGGGCGTCCAACTGCGCCTGGACGGCGGGGAGATGACACTGGCCGCTTCGGACCGCTACCGGTACGCCGTGCGGCGGCTGGAGTGGCAGCCGGGGGCCGCGGCCGACGGTGTGGTGGAAGCGTTGCTGCCCGCGCGGCGCCTGCTGGACGTCGCACGGTCGCTGGGGCGCTGCGGGGACGTGCTGATCGGGTGGGACCCGGCCGCCGGCGGCGGGCTGATCGGCTTCGAGGGCGGGCGGACGCGGACGGCGCTGCGGCTGCTGGACGGGCGGCTGCCGACGTACAAGTCGCTGTTCGACATGGCGGGGGCCGCGGTCGCCGAGGTGGCGTGCGAGGGGCTCGCGGAGGCCGTGCGGCGGGTGGCGGTGGTGGCGGAGGCGAACAGTCCGGTGCGGCTGGACTTCTCGTCCGACGGGTCCGTCACGCTCCGCGCCGGCTACGGCGACGACGTGGCGCTCCAGCGGCTGCCGGCCACGCTGACCGGCGCCGACGAGGTGCCGGTGGCCTTCAACCCGGCCTATCTGCTGGAGGCGCTGACGACCTTCGAGAGCCCGCGCGTACGGCTGGACCTGCTGGGGGCGGGGCAGCGGGCGCTGCTGCACGCGGTGCCGGGCGACGGGGCCGCAGAGGGGGCCGGGGAGACGGCCGGGGCGATGGCCGGGGAGCACCGGCATCTGCTGATGTCGGTGAAACAGCTGGTGTGA
- a CDS encoding MFS transporter, with amino-acid sequence MSPASTGASTVVGADASVPAADSRMSPGGPGYRRMSLALFLAGVATFALLYSTQALLPLISGEFGVAASDASWTVAAATGGLALFVLPMSALSERFGRRAVMTASLAVAVTVGLLVPFAPSLGVLVALRALQGAALAGLPASATAYLAEEVSPRALVTAIGLFVAGNSVGGMSGRVITGWVAQEWGWRVAVGVIGALAVACAVAFRLLLPAPKNFKAGSLRPGVLARTVRDHLSNPLLCRLYAIGALFMTVFGGVYTVIGYRLTEAPFSLPQGIIGSVFLVYLVGTVSASTAGRLVGRLGRRGALYAAGGTTAAGLLLSLAGSLPLVLLGLVLITGGFFAGHAVASSAVSKTATTGRAQASALYQSAYYVGSSAGSTVGAIAFHAGGWAGTVGVGLLAVLGVVTITVLGTRAARTQRRPATAA; translated from the coding sequence ATGTCTCCCGCCAGTACCGGGGCGTCCACCGTCGTGGGCGCCGATGCCTCTGTCCCTGCCGCCGACTCACGTATGTCCCCGGGCGGGCCCGGCTACCGCCGGATGAGCCTCGCCCTCTTCCTCGCGGGTGTCGCGACCTTCGCGCTGCTGTACTCCACGCAGGCGCTGCTCCCGCTGATCTCCGGCGAGTTCGGGGTGGCGGCGAGCGACGCGAGCTGGACGGTGGCCGCGGCGACGGGCGGACTGGCGCTGTTCGTGCTGCCGATGAGCGCCCTGTCGGAGCGCTTCGGACGGCGTGCGGTCATGACGGCCTCGCTGGCCGTGGCGGTGACCGTCGGACTGCTGGTGCCCTTCGCCCCGTCGCTGGGTGTCCTGGTCGCGCTGCGGGCGCTCCAGGGCGCGGCCCTGGCCGGGCTGCCGGCGTCGGCGACGGCGTACCTCGCGGAGGAGGTCAGCCCCAGGGCGCTGGTCACCGCGATCGGGCTGTTCGTCGCGGGCAACAGCGTCGGCGGAATGAGCGGCCGGGTCATCACCGGCTGGGTCGCCCAGGAGTGGGGCTGGCGGGTCGCCGTCGGTGTGATCGGCGCGCTCGCGGTGGCATGTGCGGTGGCCTTCCGGCTGCTGCTCCCCGCCCCGAAGAACTTCAAGGCCGGCTCGCTGCGGCCGGGCGTGCTGGCCCGGACGGTCCGCGACCACCTGTCGAACCCGCTGCTGTGCCGGCTGTACGCGATCGGCGCGCTGTTCATGACGGTGTTCGGCGGCGTGTACACGGTCATCGGCTACCGGCTGACCGAGGCGCCGTTCTCACTGCCGCAGGGCATCATCGGCTCGGTCTTCCTGGTGTACCTCGTCGGCACGGTGTCGGCGTCGACGGCCGGCCGCCTGGTGGGCCGGCTGGGCCGCCGGGGCGCGCTGTACGCGGCGGGCGGTACGACGGCGGCGGGTCTGCTGCTGTCGCTGGCCGGGTCCCTCCCACTGGTCCTGCTGGGCCTGGTCCTCATCACGGGGGGCTTCTTCGCGGGCCACGCGGTGGCGTCCTCGGCGGTGAGCAAGACGGCCACGACCGGGCGCGCGCAGGCCTCGGCGCTCTACCAGTCGGCGTACTACGTCGGCTCCAGCGCCGGCAGCACGGTCGGCGCGATCGCCTTCCACGCGGGCGGCTGGGCCGGGACGGTCGGGGTCGGCCTGCTGGCAGTCCTGGGCGTCGTCACGATCACGGTCCTCGGGACGCGGGCGGCACGGACGCAGCGGCGGCCGGCCACGGCCGCCTGA
- a CDS encoding STAS domain-containing protein translates to MLVLPGPVARDEVSGLSDDVRALLRAGRARVVVCDVGGLGPPGLAAVDLLARLQLAARRAGGRIRLRDPDPALRALLDLVGLRFEVEGQVEEREPALGVEEAVEPGDPAV, encoded by the coding sequence GTGCTCGTGCTCCCCGGCCCCGTCGCCCGGGACGAGGTGAGCGGACTGAGCGACGACGTACGGGCACTGCTGCGAGCCGGCCGTGCCCGGGTGGTGGTGTGCGATGTCGGAGGCCTCGGGCCGCCGGGGCTCGCCGCCGTCGACCTGCTCGCGCGGCTCCAGCTCGCCGCCCGCCGGGCCGGAGGGCGGATACGGCTGCGCGACCCCGACCCGGCCCTACGCGCCCTGCTCGACCTGGTCGGTCTCCGCTTCGAGGTGGAGGGGCAGGTCGAAGAGCGGGAACCAGCGCTGGGTGTCGAGGAAGCAGTGGAACCCGGTGATCCGGCCGTCTGA